CGAAGACGAGGTGGATCGGCAATTCGACGGAAGCATCGCTGACAATCTCGATGAGCGCGCCGTCGTCGATGAACGCCGTGTTCAGCGCGATAAAGCCGTCTTCTTCGATGTCTGCGTATCGTGCCAAATGCTCTTCAACGACTTCGCTGCCGGATGCGATTGCGTCCGCGAGGCTGGAAATTGACACACCGTCCGCGCCGTCCAGCGCAGACGAAAGCGTATGCGAAAATCGCCCGTCGATAAACACAACGCGCGGACTATCGCCCTGCGGTGGCGCGACTGCGTTGAGTTCGCCAACGCTGAATATGGAGTCGCCATCCGCCGCGAGCGCAAGTTCAGCGCCGGCGATGGGCGCTATGTTCGTGTACTTGTACGGCTCGTTGCCGCGCCGTGCCGTCGGCAGCCCAACATTGCGAAAGCGCTGCCACGCCGCCGCGCGAATGTCGCGCAGCCAGACAGGCTGCTCAACATCGCCCAGCGAATCGAAGTCTGTGGTGTACTGTTCGTACCGTGTGAGAGTTTGTGTCATGTGTTTCCGTCAGTTATTAGTGTTCAGTTGGTCAGGCTTCAGTAGCGTGTTTAATATGTAGCGTCTATCCTGTCAGATTACCAACCCATACCGATGCCAGAACTGCTGCGCCGATTCCCAGAATCCAGTACAGAATTCGATTTTGCGCCGCTTCTATTCGGTCAAGCCTTGCATTCATTTGTGAGACTTCACCTTCAAGGCGTCCAATGCGGCTGTACACTTCAGCGGCATCAACTTGTTCTCGCGTTTCAGTTGTCATAAGTTATCCTATCGTCCTCTATGTTTGCTGCTTAGACCACAGGATAGACATATTTTCCATCCAGTCTATCCATTCGCTACCGACAGGAGCAGGCTTCCGTCTGAACCACTTGCCCTCGTCTATAAGTATTGAGTAGGCGACTTTCGCATATTTTGACGAAACATAGTCCTTTACGCGATGAATGTCTTTTTCCACTTCTGTCCAAGAGACAACCGGAAATTTACCTTTGGGAATATCGCCACACAAATCCGCATTTCGGTTATGAGACGGCTCATATTTGAACTCAGCGGCTATCTCAACAATGTTGTTGTTGAGGATAACTAAATCTGCCCGCCGTTTTTGTAACAAAGTATAGTCGTTGAATACACGATGCGGCATATTATGCCTTGTAATTTCGGAGTTCAAATGCGTTTGCACAGTCCAAACTATATCGCGCTCCGTATAGAATCGGTAGTTGGAATAATTCTGCTGCAACCATTCAATGGCACTTTCAAATAGATCAGAAGATTTCACTCCAACCCCTACTACTCTTTTATTAAATAAATTGTTGGTCAGTTTTCAGTATGAGGACTGCCCACTGATAACTAGAACTCTACGCCGGCACCTCTTCCCGCAACCATTCGTAGCCCTTATCTTCAAGCTCGAGCGCGAGTTCACGACCGCCGGACAGGGCTATGCTTCCATTTAGCAGCACGTGCACGAAGTCGGGCGTGATGTAGTTTAGGATGCGCTGGTAGTGCGTTACCATCACAATGGAACGGTCGTCGGACTTGAATTTGTTCACGCCTTCGGACACAATGCGCAGCGCGTCGATGTCAAGGCCGGAGTCGGTCTCGTCGAGCAGCGCCAGCGTCGGCTCAAGTAGCGCAAGTTGAAGTATCTCGTTGCGCTTCTTCTCGCCGCCGGAAAAGCCTTCATTCACCGAGCGGCGCACTAGGTCGGCGTCTATTTCGACCGTGTCCATCGCGGCATCGAGCAGGCGGTCGAATTCGCGTACTCGCAATTCCCTTTCACCGCGGTGCTGCCGTATAGCATCAACCGCCGACTTCAGGAACTGCCACGAGCGCACGCCCGGCAGCTCTACCGGATACTGAAAGGCGAGGAATACGCCCTCACGCGCCCGAGTCTCAGGGTCCATTTCCAACAGGTCTTGCCCCTTGTACAGCACTTCACCGCCGTCTATGGAATATTCCGGCCTGCCCGCGAGCACATTAGTGAGCGTGCTCTTGCCGGAGCCGTTCGGCCCCATAATCGCATGCACCTCTCCGATGTTCACGGTGAGGCTTATGCCCTTCAATATCTCGGTGTCTTCGATGGACACCTGAAGGTCGCGTATCTCAAGAAGGGGCGCATTGTCGTTCATCGCGTCTGTCATTTCTTTCCGATTCTTCCTCTTTCAATCCGTTCGTCCAATTCGTGCTAGTTCAACTATGGATTGCCGTCTCGCGTTCTGTAGAACTGCCTAGCCTTCACATAGCTGCGGCGGCGCGGCGCTATCCCACCGTGCCTTCTAGGTTCACGCGCAGGAGCTGCGAGGCTTCTGCGGCGAACTCGAATGGCAATTCCTTGAAGATGCCGCGGCAGAAGCCGTTGATTATCATGTAATTCGCCTCTTCCAAGCCGATGCCGCGCTGCTGAAGGTAGAAGAGCTGGTTGTCGTCCACCTTGCTCGTGGTCGCCTCGTGCCCCATCTGTGCCGTTGGGTTGCGCACCTCGATGTAAGGCACGGTGTGCGCGCCGCACCGGTCGCCGATGAGCAGCGAGTCGCACTGCGTAAAGTTGCGCGCGTTGGACGCAGACGGCATTATCTTCACCTGCCCGCGGTAGGTATTCTCCGCCTGCCCTGCCGAAATGCCCTTGGCGATTATCGTGCTCTTCGTGTTCTTGCCGATGTGGATCATCTTCGTGCCGGTGTCCGCTTGCTGATAGTTGTTCACAAGCGCCACCGAGTAAAACTCGCCGACCGAGTTGTCGCCCTGCAGTAGCACGCTCGGGTACTTCCAAGTAATCGCAGAGCCGGTCTCGACCTGAGTCCACGAAATCTTGGAGTTTTTGCCCCGCGCCGCGCCGCGCTTCGTTACGAAGTTGTACACGCCGCCGATGCCGTCCTTGTCGCCCGGATACCAGTTCTGCAGCGTGGAGTACTTTATTTCCGCATCGTCCAGCGTTACCAGCTCGACGACGGCTGCGTGCAGTTGGTGAGTCTTGCGCATCGGCGCGGTGCAACCTTCAAGGTAGCTCACATACGCGCCCTTGTCTGCGATGATAAGCGTGCGCTCGAACTGTCCGGTATCGAGTTCGTTGATGCGGAAATATGTCATCAGCTCGATGGGACAGCGCACTCCCGGCGGCACATAGACGAACGAACCGTCGCTGAACACGGCGGAATTAAGCGCGGCGTAGAAGTTGTCGGTGTACGGTACGACCGTGCCGAGATACTTCTTCACTATCTCAGGATGCGTCTTGACCGCTTCACTGACCGAGCAGAAAATCACGCCCGCGTCTTCGAGCATTTTGCGGTAAGTAGTCGCCACCGATGCGCTGTCCAGCACCGCATCCACCGCGACGCCCGTGAGCCGCTTCTGCTCTTCGAGAGGGATGCCCAGCTTATCGAACGCCTCGCGAATCTCCGGATCGACCTCATCTAGGCTCTGCGGCGCGTCCGCTTGGGACTTCGGCGCTGCGTAGTAGATGATGTCTTGGAAATCGATGGGCGGGTAGCTGACATTCGCCCACTTCGGCTCTTCGTTATCCAGCGTAAGCCAGTGGCGATACGCCTTCAGCCGCCATTCGAGCATCCAGTCCGGCTCGCCCTTCTTCGCCGAGATGAGCCTTACGATGTCTTCGCTCAGACCGCGCGGCGCGATGTCCGATTCTATATCGAACTCAAAGCCCCACTTATATGCCTGGTCTTCCACGCCAGTCTCGCGCGAGATGACCTGCTGTGTAGTCATGGTAATCGCCTCTCCCTGTCGCTGATGTCTGCGCCAAGATTTTCTTGTCGGAGCGCTGATATACGCTATTGGCAATGCTAGGATGTGTCGCCTGAA
Above is a genomic segment from Chloroflexota bacterium containing:
- the sufC gene encoding Fe-S cluster assembly ATPase SufC, which encodes MTDAMNDNAPLLEIRDLQVSIEDTEILKGISLTVNIGEVHAIMGPNGSGKSTLTNVLAGRPEYSIDGGEVLYKGQDLLEMDPETRAREGVFLAFQYPVELPGVRSWQFLKSAVDAIRQHRGERELRVREFDRLLDAAMDTVEIDADLVRRSVNEGFSGGEKKRNEILQLALLEPTLALLDETDSGLDIDALRIVSEGVNKFKSDDRSIVMVTHYQRILNYITPDFVHVLLNGSIALSGGRELALELEDKGYEWLREEVPA
- the sufB gene encoding Fe-S cluster assembly protein SufB, producing the protein MTTQQVISRETGVEDQAYKWGFEFDIESDIAPRGLSEDIVRLISAKKGEPDWMLEWRLKAYRHWLTLDNEEPKWANVSYPPIDFQDIIYYAAPKSQADAPQSLDEVDPEIREAFDKLGIPLEEQKRLTGVAVDAVLDSASVATTYRKMLEDAGVIFCSVSEAVKTHPEIVKKYLGTVVPYTDNFYAALNSAVFSDGSFVYVPPGVRCPIELMTYFRINELDTGQFERTLIIADKGAYVSYLEGCTAPMRKTHQLHAAVVELVTLDDAEIKYSTLQNWYPGDKDGIGGVYNFVTKRGAARGKNSKISWTQVETGSAITWKYPSVLLQGDNSVGEFYSVALVNNYQQADTGTKMIHIGKNTKSTIIAKGISAGQAENTYRGQVKIMPSASNARNFTQCDSLLIGDRCGAHTVPYIEVRNPTAQMGHEATTSKVDDNQLFYLQQRGIGLEEANYMIINGFCRGIFKELPFEFAAEASQLLRVNLEGTVG